The genomic interval CCCGGCGGCACGAAACGCTCGTTCCTGGAGGACGGCGATTCGCTCGTCATGCGCGGCTGGTGCCAGGGCGACGGCTATCGCGTCGGTTTTGGCGAGGTCGAGGGAACGATTTTGCCGGCGGAATAGGGGACTGGAGGAGTGACGCAACGCTCCGTCCACATTCTCCGTCATTGCGAGCGCAGCGAAGCAATCCAGAATCTTTCCGCGGAGACAGTCTGGATTGCTTCGCTGCGCTCGCAATGACGATGTGGAGGCAGCTTACCGCATCTCCGGCGGTACCTCGCGGACCCTCGCGCAATGCGTCGCGACGTCCTCGACGCTGTACTTCAAATGCACCCGCTTGTCCGAGGGCACGTGCTTCGTCACGCACACGCCGGGCCGCCACTCCCGCGTGGGCCGAATCGGGCGCGGGGCGAAGCCGCCGCCGCAGTTCGGGCAGACGTTGGAGAGTTTTGTCTCGACGCAGTCCGCACAGAACGTGCATTCATAGGAGCAGATCCGCGCATTCGTTGCGTTCGGCGGCAGGTCGCAATCGCAATATTCGCAGTTCGGCCGCAGTTGCAGCGCCATGTCGAACACCTCGCTTCGGGAACCCATCATCGCAGATCGCGCCTTTGGCGCGAACGGCATATTTCCCTCGATTTCAGCCAGGCCCAAGCTGCGCTTGTCCGGAACGACAGCGGTGGTTGGGTTACTTCCCTGCCTTCCACGCTTTCGTCACCGCACCGATCTCCGCCGCCTCCGGCTCGCGGATCGCCGACACCGTCCGTGAGAAGCGCGGCGCGGGAGCGGGCTGCTTGACGCCGTGGCGCTCAACGAAAACCTTGCGCGCGACCATATGCGGATGCTCCGTCGCTTCCGACATCGTCAGCACCGGTGCGAAGCAGATGTCGGTGCCTTCCATGATCTTGCACCAGTCCTCGCGCGTCTTGCTCTTGAAGACGGCCTTCAGCTTCTCCTTCAATGCGGGCCAGGCCTTGCGATCCATTTGCGCGTCGAAATCGGCATCCGAGAGGCCGGCATGCTGACGCAACAGCGCATAAAACTGCGGCTCGATCGAGCCGATCGAGATGAAGTGGCCGCAGGCGCATTCGTAGACGCCGTAGAAATGCGCGCCGCCGTCGAGGAAATTCTGGTCGCGGCCTTCGGCCCAGCGACCCATCGCGGTCATGTCGAAGAAGAACGACATCAGCGACGCCGCGCCGTCGCACATCGCGGTGTCGACGACCTGGCCCTTGCCGGATTTTTGCGCTTCCAAAAGTGCGGCAAGCACTCCGACGACGAGATAGAGCGCGCCGCCGCCGAAATCGCCGACCAGGTTGAGCGGCGGCACCGGCGCATCCTTCGTGCCGATCGCGGCCAGCGCGCCGGTGATGGAGATGTAGTTGATGTCATGGCCGGCGGCATTCGCGAGCGGGCCTTCCTGGCCCCAGCCGGTCATCCGGCCGTAGACCAGCTTTGGGTTGCGTGCGAGCACGACGTCAGGCCCGAGCCCGAGCCGCTCCATCACGCCCGGACGAAAACCTTCGATCAGCGCGTCCGCATTGGCGAGCAAATCGAGTACGTCAGCGATCGCCGCCTTGTCCTTCAGGTCGAGCTCGACCACCTTGCGGCCGCGGCCCGCAACCGACTTCATGCTCTTCTTCGCGCCGACGCGATCGAGCGTGACGACCTCGGCGCCCATGTCGGCGAGCAGCATGCAGGCGAACGGGCCCGGACCAATGCCGGCGAACTCGACGATGCGAAAACCTGAGAGCGGGCCGGAGGCGCGAACGGAGGATCCTTGAGCTGGTTTATCGAGCAC from Bradyrhizobium arachidis carries:
- a CDS encoding DUF1272 domain-containing protein gives rise to the protein MALQLRPNCEYCDCDLPPNATNARICSYECTFCADCVETKLSNVCPNCGGGFAPRPIRPTREWRPGVCVTKHVPSDKRVHLKYSVEDVATHCARVREVPPEMR
- a CDS encoding CaiB/BaiF CoA-transferase family protein encodes the protein MLDKPAQGSSVRASGPLSGFRIVEFAGIGPGPFACMLLADMGAEVVTLDRVGAKKSMKSVAGRGRKVVELDLKDKAAIADVLDLLANADALIEGFRPGVMERLGLGPDVVLARNPKLVYGRMTGWGQEGPLANAAGHDINYISITGALAAIGTKDAPVPPLNLVGDFGGGALYLVVGVLAALLEAQKSGKGQVVDTAMCDGAASLMSFFFDMTAMGRWAEGRDQNFLDGGAHFYGVYECACGHFISIGSIEPQFYALLRQHAGLSDADFDAQMDRKAWPALKEKLKAVFKSKTREDWCKIMEGTDICFAPVLTMSEATEHPHMVARKVFVERHGVKQPAPAPRFSRTVSAIREPEAAEIGAVTKAWKAGK